From Streptomyces sp. Edi4, one genomic window encodes:
- a CDS encoding trypsin-like peptidase domain-containing protein codes for MTESPRHSGEPEQQPQHSDLTDESRQRAKDDARRQAEAYSAAYPPPPPFQPATPVTTGPGTSVWPGAGAGFHDGGHGGGAHRSGGEADAPGPRRAKRSVGLLAAVAIIAAAIGGGTASVVEHYVGNDSASVSAGVSGTNASHSTNGTVSGVAKAVMPSIVEINATSGSGESTGAGVIITSSGEIITNNHVIAGATSVKVKLSDGKSYTAKVVGTDPDKDLALIKLNGASGLKPASLGDSSKIAVGDQVVAIGSPEGLTGTVTSGIVSALDRDVTVAKEDGGQGQSQGQGRGRGSGGGGWPFEFGGQQFNGDTGSSKTTYKALQTDASLNPGNSGGALIDMNGDIIGINSAMYSPSSAGQTGSTAGSVGLGFAIPVNTVKSDLSSLRAGGSGGASTGGGDQGGDGSGGAFSGSY; via the coding sequence ATGACCGAGAGCCCCCGCCACAGCGGCGAACCCGAGCAGCAGCCTCAGCACTCCGACCTCACAGACGAGTCCCGGCAGCGAGCCAAGGACGACGCCAGGCGACAGGCCGAGGCCTACTCGGCGGCCTATCCGCCGCCTCCCCCCTTCCAGCCGGCCACGCCTGTGACCACGGGCCCGGGCACCAGCGTGTGGCCGGGCGCCGGCGCCGGGTTCCACGACGGCGGCCACGGCGGCGGCGCCCACCGCTCGGGCGGCGAGGCGGACGCGCCCGGGCCCCGCCGCGCCAAGCGCTCGGTCGGGCTCCTCGCCGCCGTCGCCATCATCGCGGCGGCGATAGGCGGCGGCACCGCGAGCGTGGTCGAGCACTACGTCGGCAACGACAGCGCCTCCGTCAGCGCGGGAGTGAGCGGCACCAACGCCTCCCACAGCACCAACGGCACCGTCTCCGGGGTCGCCAAGGCCGTCATGCCGAGCATCGTCGAGATCAACGCGACGTCCGGTTCGGGCGAGTCGACCGGCGCCGGCGTGATCATCACCTCCAGCGGCGAGATCATCACCAACAACCACGTCATCGCGGGCGCCACCTCGGTGAAGGTGAAGCTCAGCGACGGCAAGAGCTACACCGCCAAGGTGGTGGGCACCGACCCCGACAAGGACCTCGCCCTGATCAAGCTGAACGGGGCGAGCGGCCTCAAGCCCGCCTCGCTCGGCGACTCCAGCAAGATCGCGGTCGGCGACCAGGTGGTCGCGATCGGCTCCCCCGAGGGCCTGACCGGCACCGTCACCAGCGGCATCGTCTCGGCGCTCGACCGCGACGTCACCGTCGCCAAGGAGGACGGCGGCCAGGGCCAGAGCCAGGGGCAGGGCCGCGGGCGCGGCAGCGGCGGGGGCGGCTGGCCGTTCGAGTTCGGCGGGCAGCAGTTCAACGGCGACACCGGCTCGTCCAAGACCACGTACAAGGCGCTCCAGACCGACGCCTCGCTCAACCCGGGCAACTCCGGCGGCGCGCTCATCGACATGAACGGCGACATCATCGGGATCAACTCCGCGATGTACTCGCCCAGTTCGGCCGGGCAGACCGGTTCGACGGCCGGCAGCGTCGGGCTCGGCTTCGCCATCCCGGTCAACACCGTCAAGTCCGACCTGTCCAGCCTGCGCGCCGGCGGCAGCGGCGGCGCGAGCACCGGCGGCGGCGACCAGGGCGGCGACGGCTCGGGCGGCGCCTTCAGCGGCAGCTACTGA
- a CDS encoding DUF2993 domain-containing protein — MRALRIILIIVIVLGGIFVAADRIAVNLAESKAADKIKSSQHLGSTPDVNIKGFPFLTQVAAKELDEVDVSLSGVTATAGGRSVNVTEVTAQLYAVRINSSFSSAVAGRAEGAAQISYADLSKAAPKGATVGYAGAERAAKGQVKVDGPLTDLLEGQGVTLPAPVKALLRGQTVSAYSTVSLNGSGMVRLRAESLPTLPVPGFEQRLRKAVDYELKIDGMPSSIKLDKVTASESGLRFSGKGTDVPLAG; from the coding sequence ATGCGCGCACTGCGAATCATTCTGATCATCGTGATCGTGCTCGGCGGCATCTTCGTCGCGGCGGACCGCATCGCGGTGAACCTCGCCGAGTCGAAGGCGGCGGACAAGATCAAGAGCAGCCAGCACCTCGGCTCGACGCCTGACGTGAACATCAAGGGCTTCCCCTTCCTGACCCAGGTCGCCGCCAAGGAGCTGGACGAGGTGGACGTCTCGTTGTCCGGCGTGACCGCGACGGCGGGCGGCCGCTCGGTCAACGTCACCGAGGTGACGGCGCAGCTGTACGCGGTGCGGATCAACAGTTCCTTCTCCTCGGCGGTCGCCGGGCGAGCCGAGGGGGCGGCGCAGATCTCGTACGCCGACCTCTCCAAGGCCGCGCCCAAGGGGGCGACGGTGGGGTACGCGGGGGCGGAGCGCGCGGCGAAGGGCCAGGTCAAGGTGGACGGGCCGCTCACCGATCTGCTGGAGGGCCAGGGCGTGACGCTGCCGGCCCCCGTCAAGGCGCTGCTGCGGGGGCAGACGGTGTCGGCGTACAGCACGGTGTCCCTGAACGGGTCGGGGATGGTGCGGCTGCGGGCGGAGTCGCTGCCGACGTTGCCGGTGCCGGGGTTCGAGCAGCGGTTGCGCAAGGCGGTCGACTACGAGCTGAAGATCGACGGGATGCCGTCGAGCATCAAGCTCGACAAGGTGACGGCGTCGGAGTCGGGTCTGCGCTTCTCGGGCAAGGGCACGGACGTCCCCCTCGCGGGCTGA
- a CDS encoding HAMP domain-containing sensor histidine kinase translates to MPLRSRLAMLVATAVAVAVAAVAVTCWLLTRAQLRGELDTTLRNTGAPSALVVSALQSCTAQGNLPTGQKPFAYIQVVLPDGTRCVALDSPPVRVTAQDIAVARDLKPETLHSSTTDSGMDVRVHTTRQEFAGRWATVSLSRPLTEIDSSLNRLALLLTGLAGIGVVAAGASGLWVARAGLRPVDKLTGAVEHVARTEDLTVRIPVEGEDEIARLSRSFNAMTAALASSRDRQAQLIADAGHELRTPLTSLRTNIELLARSDETGRAIPPADRVALMASVKAQMSELASLIGDLQELSRPDAVREGPLEVVGLHDITRVALDRARLRGPELTITAELAPWYVRAEPAALQRAVVNVLDNAVKFSPPRGAVTVTLDRGVLTVRDQGPGIPAEDLPHVFERFWRSPSARALPGSGLGLSIVARTVRHAGGEVSLAPAPTGGTLATITLPGAPTPPPDTP, encoded by the coding sequence ATGCCGCTCCGCTCCCGCCTCGCCATGCTGGTCGCCACGGCGGTCGCGGTCGCGGTCGCGGCGGTCGCGGTCACGTGCTGGCTGCTCACCCGGGCCCAGCTGCGCGGCGAACTCGACACCACGCTGCGCAACACCGGCGCGCCCAGCGCCCTGGTGGTCTCCGCGCTCCAGTCCTGCACCGCGCAGGGCAATCTGCCCACCGGGCAGAAGCCGTTCGCCTACATCCAGGTGGTGCTCCCCGACGGCACCCGCTGCGTGGCCCTCGACTCACCTCCCGTGCGCGTCACCGCCCAGGACATCGCCGTGGCCCGCGACCTCAAGCCGGAGACGCTGCACAGCAGCACCACCGACAGCGGGATGGACGTGCGGGTGCACACTACGCGTCAGGAGTTCGCCGGGCGCTGGGCCACCGTCTCGCTGTCCCGCCCGCTCACCGAGATCGACTCCTCCCTCAACCGCCTGGCGCTTCTGCTGACCGGGCTCGCGGGCATCGGGGTCGTCGCGGCCGGGGCGTCCGGACTGTGGGTGGCCCGGGCGGGGCTTCGGCCCGTGGACAAGCTCACCGGGGCCGTCGAGCACGTGGCGCGCACCGAGGATCTGACCGTACGCATCCCCGTCGAGGGCGAGGACGAGATCGCCCGGCTCTCGCGCTCCTTCAACGCGATGACCGCCGCGCTCGCCTCCTCGCGGGACCGGCAGGCGCAGCTCATCGCCGACGCCGGGCACGAGCTGCGCACCCCGCTCACCTCGCTGCGCACCAACATCGAACTGCTCGCGCGCAGCGACGAGACCGGGCGGGCCATTCCGCCGGCCGACCGCGTCGCCCTGATGGCGTCCGTCAAGGCCCAGATGTCCGAACTGGCCTCCCTCATCGGGGACTTGCAGGAGCTGTCGCGGCCCGACGCGGTGCGCGAGGGGCCCCTGGAGGTGGTGGGCCTGCACGACATCACCCGGGTCGCGCTCGACCGGGCCCGGCTGCGGGGGCCCGAGCTGACCATCACGGCGGAGCTCGCGCCCTGGTATGTGCGGGCCGAGCCTGCGGCGTTGCAGCGGGCGGTGGTGAACGTGCTGGACAACGCGGTGAAGTTCAGTCCGCCGCGCGGGGCGGTCACCGTCACGCTGGACCGGGGTGTGCTCACGGTGCGGGACCAGGGGCCCGGCATCCCCGCGGAGGATCTGCCGCATGTCTTCGAGCGGTTCTGGCGGTCGCCCTCGGCGCGGGCGTTGCCGGGGTCGGGGCTCGGGCTCTCCATCGTGGCGCGTACGGTGCGGCACGCGGGCGGGGAGGTTTCGCTGGCCCCCGCCCCCACGGGCGGCACCCTGGCCACGATCACCCTCCCGGGCGCCCCGACCCCGCCGCCGGACACGCCGTGA
- a CDS encoding DUF3099 domain-containing protein — protein sequence MLARRRRGYFWMMGGCILLFVSAWGFVRLWSVPAAVGMCVVAMVIPPVAAMIANRRGPDDRWWDDPSGDPKSDEWWDELDGKKRRP from the coding sequence ATGTTGGCCCGGCGTCGGCGCGGCTATTTCTGGATGATGGGCGGCTGCATTCTGCTCTTCGTGTCCGCCTGGGGCTTCGTGCGCCTGTGGTCCGTCCCGGCGGCCGTCGGAATGTGCGTCGTGGCGATGGTCATCCCGCCGGTCGCCGCGATGATCGCCAACCGGCGCGGGCCCGACGACCGCTGGTGGGACGACCCTTCGGGCGACCCGAAGTCGGACGAGTGGTGGGACGAGCTGGACGGCAAGAAGCGCCGCCCGTAG
- a CDS encoding LacI family DNA-binding transcriptional regulator — protein sequence MAKVTRDDVARLAGTSTAVVSYVINNGPRPVAPATRERVLAAIKELGYRPDRVAQAMASRRTDLIGMIVPDARQPFFAEMAHAVEQAASERGKMVLVGNSDYVDEREVHYLRAFLGMRVAGLILVSQGPSERAAAEIDAWDARVVLLHERPEAIDDVAVVTDDIGGAQLATRHLLEHGHEYVACLGGIESTPAVGDPVADHVEGWRRAMLESGRSLEGRLFQAPYNRYDAYKVALEILAGPERPPAIFCATDDQAIGVLRAARELRIDVPGELAVAGFDDVKEAALTDPPLTTIASDRPAMARAAVDLVLDDGLRVAGSRRERLKQFPSRLVVRRSCGCG from the coding sequence GTGGCCAAGGTGACGCGGGACGACGTGGCACGACTTGCGGGTACTTCGACCGCCGTCGTCAGCTATGTCATCAACAACGGACCCCGGCCGGTCGCCCCGGCCACGCGCGAGCGTGTCCTCGCCGCGATCAAGGAGCTGGGGTACCGGCCGGACCGGGTCGCCCAGGCGATGGCGTCGCGGCGCACCGACCTCATAGGAATGATCGTCCCGGACGCGCGCCAGCCGTTCTTCGCGGAGATGGCGCACGCCGTCGAACAGGCCGCGTCCGAGCGCGGAAAAATGGTCCTGGTCGGCAACTCCGACTACGTGGACGAGCGCGAGGTCCACTATCTGCGGGCCTTCCTCGGCATGCGGGTCGCCGGCCTCATCCTGGTGAGCCAGGGCCCGAGCGAGCGGGCCGCCGCCGAGATCGACGCGTGGGACGCCCGGGTGGTGCTGCTGCACGAGCGGCCCGAGGCGATCGACGACGTGGCGGTGGTGACCGACGACATCGGCGGCGCCCAGCTCGCCACCCGCCACCTGCTCGAACACGGCCACGAGTACGTCGCCTGCCTCGGTGGCATCGAGTCGACCCCGGCCGTCGGTGACCCGGTGGCCGACCACGTCGAGGGCTGGCGCCGGGCCATGCTGGAGTCCGGCCGCTCCCTGGAGGGCCGTCTCTTCCAGGCTCCGTACAACCGGTACGACGCCTACAAGGTGGCCCTGGAGATCCTGGCCGGGCCCGAGCGGCCGCCGGCCATCTTCTGCGCCACCGACGACCAGGCGATCGGCGTGCTGCGGGCCGCCCGCGAGCTGCGCATCGACGTGCCGGGCGAGCTCGCGGTCGCGGGCTTCGACGACGTCAAGGAAGCGGCCCTGACCGATCCGCCGCTGACCACGATCGCCTCCGACCGGCCCGCCATGGCGCGGGCCGCGGTGGACCTGGTCCTCGACGACGGGCTGCGGGTCGCGGGCTCGCGCCGCGAACGTCTCAAGCAGTTCCCCTCCCGGCTCGTCGTCCGCCGCTCCTGCGGCTGCGGCTGA
- a CDS encoding alpha/beta fold hydrolase: MNAEAEGRFHTPAVSSITPGPRRATLRTSDGVRIEAVYEPCAKGPGDTAIVVAHGFTGSADRPAVRRAAGVFAQYAAVITFSFRGHGRSGGRSTVGDREVLDLTAAVEWARSLGYARVVTVGFSMGGSVVLRHAAICRGSARGRTEAVAAVSAPARWYYRGTPAMRRVHWLVTRRAGRLVGRLGFATRIHTEDWDPVPLSPVEAVPLIAPTPLLIVHGDRDPYFPVDHPQLLAAAGPARLWLERGMGHAENAAGDELLERIGDWLITARPAA; this comes from the coding sequence ATGAATGCCGAGGCAGAGGGCCGATTTCACACTCCGGCTGTTTCGTCGATCACTCCAGGCCCCCGGCGCGCCACCCTGCGTACGTCCGACGGTGTCCGGATCGAGGCGGTTTACGAGCCCTGCGCCAAGGGGCCCGGCGACACCGCGATCGTCGTCGCGCACGGCTTCACCGGATCGGCCGACCGGCCCGCCGTGCGCCGGGCGGCGGGGGTTTTCGCGCAGTACGCGGCCGTGATCACGTTCTCCTTCCGGGGCCACGGAAGGTCCGGCGGCCGCTCGACCGTGGGCGACCGCGAAGTGCTCGACCTGACGGCGGCCGTCGAGTGGGCGAGATCACTCGGGTACGCGCGGGTGGTGACCGTCGGCTTCTCGATGGGCGGCTCGGTGGTGCTGCGGCACGCCGCGATCTGCCGGGGGAGCGCTCGGGGGCGCACGGAAGCAGTGGCGGCGGTCAGCGCGCCCGCCCGCTGGTACTACCGGGGTACGCCCGCGATGCGCCGGGTGCACTGGCTCGTGACGCGGCGCGCGGGCCGCCTGGTCGGCCGGCTCGGCTTCGCGACCCGCATCCACACCGAGGACTGGGATCCGGTCCCGCTCTCGCCCGTCGAGGCCGTCCCGCTGATCGCGCCGACCCCGCTGCTCATCGTGCACGGCGACCGCGACCCGTACTTCCCCGTCGACCACCCCCAGCTCCTTGCGGCGGCCGGACCTGCGCGGTTGTGGCTGGAGCGGGGCATGGGCCACGCGGAGAACGCGGCCGGCGACGAGCTGCTTGAGCGGATCGGGGACTGGCTGATCACCGCCCGGCCCGCCGCGTAG
- a CDS encoding cytochrome P450, with amino-acid sequence MSTTTPAGPSAVARSDLLDFPFSRDGTRLPDGLAHLRAATPVRRVRTIAGDEAWLVSSYRLCEQVLTDERFSLKDTSAPGVPRQYALTIPPEVVNNMGNITGAGLRRAVMKALNPKAPGLARWLREEAARLVDGLVEDGPTADLRGAFCEPYSAGLHCRVLGIPGSEGRAFLRSLDIAFMNSACPVAGAKINWDRDITRMTVLLDDPATSGLVGELAALREDPDYAHLTDEMLATVGVTMFGAGTVSTSGFLTMALVYLLTHRDAWELLRKRPDAVEAGVEELLRMNLSIGDALPRIARADVRLGDVEVKRGELVLVLVEGANFDPEAFPDPERFTLDRVNAAGHLSFGGGSHYCPATALGRVHARVALETLLDRLPTLELAVPVDQLVWRTGFMKRIPERLPATW; translated from the coding sequence ATGAGCACGACGACCCCGGCCGGGCCCTCGGCCGTCGCCCGCTCCGACCTGCTCGACTTCCCGTTCTCCCGGGACGGCACCCGGCTCCCCGACGGGCTCGCACATCTGCGCGCGGCCACCCCGGTGCGGCGGGTGCGCACGATCGCCGGGGACGAGGCCTGGCTGGTGTCCTCCTACCGGCTGTGCGAGCAGGTCCTGACGGACGAGCGGTTCTCGCTCAAGGACACCTCGGCGCCGGGCGTGCCCCGCCAGTACGCCCTGACGATCCCGCCCGAGGTCGTCAACAACATGGGCAACATCACCGGCGCCGGGCTCCGTCGCGCGGTGATGAAGGCGCTGAACCCGAAAGCGCCGGGTCTGGCGCGGTGGCTGCGCGAGGAGGCGGCGCGGCTCGTCGACGGGCTCGTCGAGGACGGCCCCACGGCTGATCTGCGGGGCGCGTTCTGCGAGCCGTACTCCGCGGGTCTGCACTGCCGCGTCCTCGGGATCCCGGGGAGCGAGGGCCGCGCGTTCCTGCGCAGCCTCGACATCGCGTTCATGAACTCGGCCTGCCCGGTCGCCGGCGCGAAGATCAACTGGGACCGCGACATCACCCGCATGACCGTCCTCCTCGACGACCCCGCCACGTCGGGCCTGGTGGGGGAGCTCGCCGCCCTGCGCGAGGACCCGGACTACGCGCATCTGACCGACGAGATGCTGGCCACCGTCGGCGTCACCATGTTCGGCGCCGGCACGGTCTCCACCTCCGGCTTCCTCACCATGGCCCTGGTGTACCTCCTCACCCACCGCGACGCCTGGGAGCTCCTGCGCAAGCGTCCCGACGCGGTCGAGGCGGGCGTGGAGGAACTGCTGCGAATGAACCTGTCCATCGGGGACGCGCTGCCCCGGATCGCACGCGCCGACGTGCGGCTCGGGGATGTCGAGGTCAAGCGGGGGGAGTTGGTCCTGGTGCTGGTCGAGGGCGCGAACTTCGACCCGGAGGCCTTCCCCGACCCGGAGCGCTTCACCCTTGACCGCGTCAACGCCGCCGGTCACCTCTCCTTCGGCGGCGGTTCCCACTACTGCCCCGCCACGGCACTCGGGCGCGTCCACGCCCGGGTCGCCCTGGAGACCCTGCTCGACCGGCTGCCCACCCTCGAACTTGCCGTCCCCGTCGACCAGTTGGTCTGGCGCACGGGCTTCATGAAACGGATCCCCGAACGGCTCCCGGCAACGTGGTAA
- a CDS encoding response regulator transcription factor yields the protein MSPAEDEPQRILIVDDEPAVREALQRSLAFEGYGTEVAVDGLDALAKTEAYRPELIVLDIQMPRMDGLTAARRLRAAGSTTPILMLTARDTVGDRVTGLDAGADDYLVKPFELDELFARIRALLRRSSYAVDAGAAGQDARNVLTFADLRMDLSTREVTRGSRVVELTRTEFTLLEMFLTHPRQVLTREQILKAVWGFDFEPSSNSLDVYVMYLRRKTEAGGEPRLVHTVRGVGYALRPGGAE from the coding sequence ATGAGCCCCGCCGAGGACGAACCGCAGCGCATCCTGATCGTCGACGACGAACCCGCCGTCCGCGAGGCGTTGCAGCGCAGTCTGGCCTTCGAGGGATACGGCACCGAGGTCGCCGTGGACGGCCTCGACGCCCTGGCCAAGACGGAGGCGTACCGGCCCGAGCTGATCGTCCTGGACATCCAGATGCCCCGGATGGACGGGCTCACCGCGGCCCGCCGGCTGCGCGCGGCCGGGTCCACCACCCCCATCCTCATGCTGACCGCGCGCGACACGGTCGGCGACCGGGTCACCGGGCTCGACGCGGGCGCCGACGACTACCTGGTCAAGCCGTTCGAACTCGACGAACTGTTCGCCCGCATCCGGGCGTTGCTGCGCCGCAGCTCCTACGCGGTGGACGCGGGCGCGGCCGGACAGGACGCCAGGAACGTGCTGACCTTCGCCGACCTCAGGATGGACCTGTCCACGCGCGAGGTCACCCGGGGCAGCCGCGTGGTGGAGCTGACCCGCACCGAGTTCACCCTCCTGGAGATGTTCCTCACCCACCCCCGCCAGGTCCTGACCCGTGAGCAGATCCTCAAGGCGGTATGGGGCTTCGACTTCGAGCCCTCCTCCAACTCCCTCGACGTGTACGTGATGTACCTGCGCCGCAAGACGGAGGCAGGCGGCGAGCCCCGGCTCGTGCACACGGTGCGGGGCGTGGGGTACGCGCTCCGGCCGGGCGGCGCGGAGTGA
- a CDS encoding tRNA-dependent cyclodipeptide synthase → MITALPLTAGAFQVQPYTRHCQVIHDEGAHAVIGVSPGNSYFSARRLHELAAWGLEHYERVDFVYTDLYVAEMYEACGYRPDDARRKATKNLRSVRAKVRDAVTTADPGQTRLRWRPMSDFRANTDYLEMHRQLTRRLETDADLRAVCDALVSRFLAARGQEPTERQRAVCLEYVCAEAPLFLDTPAIIGVPSSLNCYHQLLPLAELLYARGAGLRASRNQGHAIVTPPKEPPA, encoded by the coding sequence GTGATCACAGCACTTCCGTTGACGGCCGGCGCGTTCCAGGTGCAGCCCTACACCCGCCACTGCCAGGTCATCCACGACGAGGGCGCGCATGCCGTCATCGGCGTCTCGCCCGGCAACAGCTACTTCTCCGCCCGGCGCCTGCACGAGCTCGCCGCCTGGGGCCTGGAGCACTACGAGCGGGTCGACTTCGTCTACACCGACCTCTACGTGGCCGAGATGTACGAGGCGTGCGGGTACCGCCCCGACGACGCCCGCAGAAAGGCGACGAAAAACCTGCGGAGCGTCCGGGCGAAGGTCCGTGACGCCGTGACGACGGCCGATCCGGGGCAGACGCGGCTGCGCTGGCGGCCCATGTCCGACTTCCGGGCCAACACCGACTACCTGGAGATGCACCGACAGCTGACCCGCCGCCTGGAGACGGACGCCGACCTGCGCGCGGTCTGCGACGCCCTGGTGAGCCGGTTCCTGGCCGCACGGGGGCAGGAACCCACCGAGCGGCAGCGCGCCGTGTGCCTGGAGTACGTGTGCGCCGAGGCGCCGCTGTTCCTCGACACCCCCGCGATCATCGGCGTGCCGTCCTCGCTCAACTGCTACCACCAACTCCTGCCGCTCGCAGAACTCCTGTACGCCCGGGGCGCCGGCCTGCGCGCCTCCCGCAACCAGGGCCACGCCATCGTCACCCCACCGAAGGAGCCCCCCGCATGA
- a CDS encoding DUF1416 domain-containing protein, translating to MCGAKAGGPDASTIKPGETTIQGQVTRDGEPVTGYVRLLDSTGEFTAEVPTSATGQFRFYAAEGTWTVRALVPGGSADRTVVAQTGGLAEVAIAV from the coding sequence ATGTGTGGAGCGAAGGCCGGCGGCCCCGACGCCTCGACGATCAAGCCCGGTGAGACCACGATCCAGGGCCAGGTGACCCGCGACGGCGAGCCCGTCACCGGTTACGTGCGCCTGCTCGACTCGACCGGTGAGTTCACCGCCGAGGTCCCGACCTCGGCCACCGGACAGTTCCGCTTCTACGCGGCCGAGGGCACGTGGACCGTGCGCGCCCTGGTGCCGGGCGGCAGCGCGGACCGTACGGTCGTCGCCCAGACCGGTGGCCTCGCCGAGGTCGCCATCGCCGTCTGA
- a CDS encoding response regulator transcription factor, which produces MSSLLLLTNALQPSTEVLPALGLLLHSVRVAPAEGPALVDTPGADVILIDGRRDLPHVRSLCQLLRSTGPGCPLILVVTEGGLAAVTADWGIDDVLLDTAGPAEVEARLRLATGRAQATSDDSPMEIRNGDLSVDEATYSAKLKGRVLDLTFKEFELLKYLAQHPGRVFTRAQLLQEVWGYDYFGGTRTVDVHVRRLRAKLGPEHESLIGTVRNVGYRFVTPEKPERASEDAKAKAVVDAATAEAKEAAARAKR; this is translated from the coding sequence ATGAGCTCCTTGCTGCTCCTGACCAATGCCCTTCAGCCGTCGACGGAGGTGCTTCCCGCCCTCGGCCTGCTCCTGCACAGTGTGCGCGTGGCCCCCGCCGAGGGCCCGGCCCTCGTCGACACCCCGGGTGCCGACGTCATTCTGATCGACGGCCGCCGCGACCTGCCGCACGTGCGCTCGCTGTGCCAGCTGCTGCGCTCCACGGGGCCCGGCTGTCCGCTGATCCTGGTCGTGACCGAGGGCGGGCTCGCCGCCGTCACCGCCGACTGGGGCATCGACGACGTGCTGCTCGACACGGCGGGTCCCGCCGAGGTCGAGGCCCGTCTGCGGCTGGCCACCGGCCGCGCGCAGGCCACGTCCGACGACTCCCCGATGGAGATCCGCAACGGCGATCTGTCGGTGGACGAGGCGACGTACAGCGCCAAACTGAAGGGCCGGGTCCTGGACCTGACCTTCAAGGAGTTCGAACTGCTCAAGTACCTGGCCCAGCACCCGGGCCGGGTCTTCACGCGCGCCCAGTTGCTCCAGGAGGTCTGGGGCTACGACTACTTCGGCGGCACCCGCACGGTCGACGTGCACGTGCGGCGGCTGCGGGCCAAACTCGGTCCCGAGCACGAGTCGCTGATCGGCACCGTACGAAACGTCGGCTACCGCTTCGTGACGCCCGAGAAGCCCGAGCGCGCCTCCGAGGACGCCAAGGCGAAGGCCGTCGTGGACGCGGCGACCGCCGAGGCGAAGGAAGCCGCCGCCCGCGCCAAGCGGTAG
- a CDS encoding sulfurtransferase, with the protein MSRSDVLVDADWVEAHIDDPKVAIVEVDEDTSAYEKNHIKNAIRIDWTKDLQDPVRRDFIDQEGFEKLLSAKGIANDTTVVLYGGNNNWFASYAFWYFKLYGHQDVKLLDGGRKKWELDSRDLVDGDQIPSRPATDYKAKPQDASIRAFRDDVVNAIGTKNLVDVRSPDEFSGKLLAPAHLPQEQSQRPGHVPSARNIPWSKNANDDGTFKSDDELKALYEAEQVDLAKDTIAYCRIGERSALTWFVLHELLGQENVKNYDGSWTEYGSLVGVPIELGPAK; encoded by the coding sequence ATGAGCCGCAGCGACGTCCTGGTAGACGCCGACTGGGTCGAGGCCCACATCGACGACCCGAAGGTCGCCATCGTCGAGGTCGACGAGGACACCTCGGCCTACGAGAAGAACCACATCAAGAACGCGATCCGGATCGACTGGACCAAGGACCTCCAGGACCCGGTCCGCCGCGACTTCATCGACCAGGAGGGCTTCGAGAAGCTCCTCTCGGCCAAGGGCATCGCCAACGACACCACGGTCGTCCTGTACGGCGGCAACAACAACTGGTTCGCGTCCTACGCCTTCTGGTACTTCAAGCTCTACGGTCACCAGGACGTCAAGCTCCTCGACGGCGGCCGCAAGAAGTGGGAGCTGGACTCCCGCGACCTCGTGGACGGCGACCAGATCCCCAGCCGCCCCGCGACGGACTACAAGGCCAAGCCCCAGGACGCCTCGATCCGCGCCTTCCGCGACGACGTCGTGAACGCGATCGGCACCAAGAACCTCGTCGACGTGCGCTCGCCCGACGAGTTCTCCGGCAAGCTGCTCGCCCCGGCCCACCTCCCGCAGGAGCAGTCGCAGCGCCCGGGCCACGTCCCGTCCGCCCGCAACATCCCGTGGTCGAAGAACGCCAACGACGACGGCACCTTCAAGTCGGACGACGAGCTCAAGGCCCTGTACGAGGCCGAGCAGGTCGATCTGGCGAAGGACACCATCGCGTACTGCCGCATCGGTGAGCGTTCGGCCCTGACCTGGTTCGTGCTGCACGAGCTGCTTGGCCAGGAGAACGTCAAGAACTACGACGGCTCGTGGACCGAGTACGGCTCGCTGGTCGGCGTGCCGATCGAGCTCGGCCCCGCCAAGTAA
- a CDS encoding MoaD/ThiS family protein: MAAGTIRFWAAAKSAAGVAEEPYAAGTLAEALDAVRDRHPGELTRVLQRCSFLVDGDPVGKRNHETVRLAEGGTVEVLPPFAGG; the protein is encoded by the coding sequence ATGGCAGCGGGAACCATCCGCTTCTGGGCCGCGGCCAAGTCCGCCGCCGGTGTCGCCGAGGAACCGTACGCGGCCGGCACGCTGGCCGAAGCCCTCGACGCGGTCCGCGATCGGCACCCCGGAGAGCTCACGCGGGTACTCCAGCGGTGCTCCTTCCTGGTCGACGGCGACCCCGTCGGGAAGCGGAACCATGAGACCGTACGGCTTGCCGAGGGCGGCACGGTCGAGGTGCTCCCGCCGTTCGCAGGAGGGTGA